TCAATCTACATCTTCTTACAGGGCAAATTGGGAAAGAGGGAGCAGGACCTTTTTCACTTACTGGCCAACCAAATGCTATGGGAGGACGTGAAGCAGGAGGCCTATCCCATCTACTTCCTGGTTATCGAAATGTTTCTAATAAGGAACATAGACAAACAGTCGAAAATCATTGGGATTTTCCTGCTGGAAATATCTCTGAAGAACCAGGTTTAAATGCCTGGCAACAAATTGAAGCAATGGAAAAAGGAGAAATAGATCTTTGGTGGGTGGCTGCAACTAACCCACTTGTAAGCATGCCTGATCTAAATCGAGTGAAAGCCGCAATAAAAAACTGTTCACTAGTTGTATTATCTGAAGCATATGTAAATACAGAAACCTCTCATTACGCCCACCTATTATTACCCGCTGCACAGTGGAGCGAGAAAGCCGGTGTAATGACTAACTCAGAAAGACGAATTACTTATTGTCCAGCTTTTCGTCCTTGCTTTGGTCAAAGTCGTCCAGATTGGGAGATCTTTGCTGAAGTAGGCCAAAAACTTGGATTTGTTGATCAGTTTACTTACGATTCTTCTTCCGAGGTATATTCAGAATTCACAGCTCTGACAAGCGGTCGTCTTTGTGATAGTTCGGGACTTAATCATGAATTACTAAAAAGTATTGGTCCCCAACAATGGCCATTTCCAAGAGAGAGTAATCCTACGAAAAAAGCCAAGCGACTTTATGAAGATAAAAAGTTTGCGACACCTAATGGTCGAGCCCAGTTTTACACTAAGCAACCTCTGGGAATTGCTGAGCCTCCATGCGATATGTATCCGTTAGTCTTAACTGTTGGGCGTTACCTGGGACAATGGCATACCATGACTCGTACTGGAAAAGTAAATCGACTCAATAAAATGCACCCTGAACCATTACTTGAAATTCATCCTATGGATGCAAAAGATATGAATATCAAAGATGGTGAGTTATCTGCTCTTAATTCTCGTAGAGGATATATTACGGTACGTGTAAAAGAAACTGATCGTATTCGTCGAGGCACAGTTTTTCTTCCAATGCACTGGGGCTTCACGCAAACAAATCACTGTGAAGCAAATAACTTGATGCATGAACAATCATGTCCCGTATCTAAACAACCTGAACTAAAAGCAAGTGCTGTAATTGTGGCTCCAGTGAATGCTATCAATCAACCAATTGAAAACGATGAAATAGGATTTGTTAAATACGTAAAAGAAATCGTCAATAGGCAATAAAAAATTGGTGACAATACTTACTTTTGAAAAATAATTCCTATGTCGAATAAGTACGAAGAATTTAAACCCTATTTAAAAAAAATAGGTAGCGGAGAATTTACAGGAAAAAGTCTCACTCGTGAAGAAAGCAAAGCAGCTCTCAAGCTGATACTTAAAGAAGAAGCAAGTGCAGCACAAATTGGTGGCTTCATGATTGCTCATAGAATTAGACGTCCAATCCCTGAAGAATTAGCGGGGATGATTGATGCCTATATTGACCTAGGACCAAAGATTCATTCAACCATTAATCAACGTCAACCTATATTTTTTGGGATGCCTTTTGATGGTCGAAAAAAAACAGCTCCAATTTATCCATTAACAACTTTACTATTACTAACTCAGAAACAACCTGTTATTTTGCATGGTGGTTCTCGTATGCCAGTGAAATATGGTGTTAGCCATAATGAACTCTTTCAAGCTTTAGGAATAAATTTAACCGGTCTATCCATAGAACAACTACAAAGTTTTTTCAACCATAACGGCCTAGCCTTAATGCATCAGCCAGATCATTTTCCGCTAGCTGAAAATTTGATTCCTTACAGAGATCAAATAGGTAAGAGACCACCACTTGCAAGTATGGAATTAATCTGGACATGTCATCAGGGAAGTCATCTACATATAAGTGGTTATGTTCATTCTCCTACTGAAGAAAGACATTGGAAGACCTTAGAGCTTATCGGAGAACAAAATGTGATTACTATCAAAGGACTAGAAGGAGGGATAGATCTTTCAATATGTCGTTCATCAACAATTGGACAATACAAAAATCAACACGGAACTAGAACAGTTTTTCATCCCAAAGACTATGAATGTTCAGGACAAGATATTGAGTGGAATGACATCGAAGAATGGCAGAGATTTGCTTTGCAAGCTCTCAATGGCGAGGGTCCTCTAACTAAATCACTAGAGTGGAATGCTGGTATTTACTTTTTTTATGCAGGTTTAAGCTCTGATATTAAAGAGGGAATTAATAAAGCAAAAGAAGTCATCAATTCAAGATTAGCTTTAAAGCACTTAGAAAAATTAATTAATTGGAGAGAAAAAAATATTGATTCGTAAGAACTGTTTAAGAAACATTTAATACAAAGTTTTTTCCATTAAATAACGAGAAAAATGAACGCCACCTATATAAATTTCCTCAGGGGAAATAATTGTCCATCCATGACGTAATAGCAGTTGATAACTACATAAACTTGCCTCCGTTTTTAAAGTTATTGGTCTATCTTTAAGAGTATCTTTCTCAATTTGATTTAATAAAGCCGTAGCATGCCCCTGCCGCGACGAACGACCTCGGCAATAAAGCAATGCCAAGCGATTATGAGGATATTTCAAAGCAAATGCTTCAATCGTTTGATTAACACAACTCACCCAGCCCACGCCTTGCTTCAGAGGTTTATCTAAAATCCCAGGAAGATACGCTAACGCTGACCACGCTTCAATCTGTTCTTGACTGTACAAGGATTTATCGCAAGTTCGAATAGCATCTTCATAAACTTCTCTTAGAGCCATTTCATCTGAACTCTCACAAGGTCGCAAATATCGATTTAGACTATTTCTATTAAATGAAACCAAGTTCTCTGACAGTATGAGAGGGTGAATAAATTATGAGCTATTTGCTTTGAGAAGGCTAAAAATTCCCACACTTTTAGGAGCTTTCATAACACTTCTAGATGATCGATTAGGTGAAACTATTGTTTTGCCTTTGTTACCTTTTTTATTAGAGCAATTCACCACAAGCGCGACGACTCTTGGTTTTCTAACCGGAACTTATGCAATATCCCAGTTTGCTGCAGCCCCATTAATCGGAGCCATGAGTGATCGTTTCGGTCGTAAGCCGATCATGATCATATGTGTATCAGGTTCAGTAATAGGAATATGTCTATTTGCATTAACAGTAAGCCTGAATTGGGATAATTATTTACCTTTATGGGCCTCAACAGTACCTTTATCTTTACTATTTTTAGCCAGAATAATTGATGGTATCAGTGGTGGTACAGCAGCTACTGCCACTACAATACTTGCAGATATATCAACTCCAGAAAACCGCGCAAAAACCTTTGGTTTAATTGGAGTAGCGTTTGGTTTAGGTTTTATTCTTGGTCCAGGATTAGGAACAGCCCTAGCTAAATTTAGTGTTACTTTACCGGTATGGGTCGCAAGCGGATTTGCAATATTTAATCTTATTTTTGTCATTTGGTTTTTACCCGAAACACTGCCCAAAAACAAAAGGAATTTACTACCAAGAAAAAGAGATTTAAATCCAATTAGTCAATTATTGATTGTATTCAAAAACCCCTTAGCCAGAAGACTTTGCTTATCATTTTTTATTTTCTTTATGGCATTTAATGGCTTTACAGCTGTTTTAGTCCTTTATTTGAAAGAAAAATTTGAATGGAGTCCTGAATTATGTAGTGCTGCTTTTATTGTTGTTGGGGTTATCGCGATGATT
This is a stretch of genomic DNA from Prochlorococcus marinus str. MIT 0912. It encodes these proteins:
- a CDS encoding molybdopterin oxidoreductase family protein encodes the protein MTEKIENLTTQCPYCGVGCGLEMQPPAELGKAVRRDSDGYPMWRSRGDRNHPSNLGQICIKGATVGESLSPGRLNQPLYRDNFNDKYQPISWNEATDKIVSQINQSLIKKGPNSIAMYGSGQFHTEDYYIAQKLLKGALGTNNFDANSRLCMSSAVAGYNLSLGSDGPPCCYEDLDHYTVAFLIGTNTAECHPVLFQRLLKRKKLHHDKVKIIVIDPRLTDTAKAADIYLPIAPGSDLALLYGIAHLVLKKNGHNTEFIENHTDKYSEFLEIIKNWTPRNVARFCGIPEKKLEEVANMFNHHERVLSLWSMGVNQRREGTAVVGGLINLHLLTGQIGKEGAGPFSLTGQPNAMGGREAGGLSHLLPGYRNVSNKEHRQTVENHWDFPAGNISEEPGLNAWQQIEAMEKGEIDLWWVAATNPLVSMPDLNRVKAAIKNCSLVVLSEAYVNTETSHYAHLLLPAAQWSEKAGVMTNSERRITYCPAFRPCFGQSRPDWEIFAEVGQKLGFVDQFTYDSSSEVYSEFTALTSGRLCDSSGLNHELLKSIGPQQWPFPRESNPTKKAKRLYEDKKFATPNGRAQFYTKQPLGIAEPPCDMYPLVLTVGRYLGQWHTMTRTGKVNRLNKMHPEPLLEIHPMDAKDMNIKDGELSALNSRRGYITVRVKETDRIRRGTVFLPMHWGFTQTNHCEANNLMHEQSCPVSKQPELKASAVIVAPVNAINQPIENDEIGFVKYVKEIVNRQ
- a CDS encoding anthranilate phosphoribosyltransferase family protein translates to MSNKYEEFKPYLKKIGSGEFTGKSLTREESKAALKLILKEEASAAQIGGFMIAHRIRRPIPEELAGMIDAYIDLGPKIHSTINQRQPIFFGMPFDGRKKTAPIYPLTTLLLLTQKQPVILHGGSRMPVKYGVSHNELFQALGINLTGLSIEQLQSFFNHNGLALMHQPDHFPLAENLIPYRDQIGKRPPLASMELIWTCHQGSHLHISGYVHSPTEERHWKTLELIGEQNVITIKGLEGGIDLSICRSSTIGQYKNQHGTRTVFHPKDYECSGQDIEWNDIEEWQRFALQALNGEGPLTKSLEWNAGIYFFYAGLSSDIKEGINKAKEVINSRLALKHLEKLINWREKNIDS
- a CDS encoding GNAT family N-acetyltransferase; translation: MALREVYEDAIRTCDKSLYSQEQIEAWSALAYLPGILDKPLKQGVGWVSCVNQTIEAFALKYPHNRLALLYCRGRSSRQGHATALLNQIEKDTLKDRPITLKTEASLCSYQLLLRHGWTIISPEEIYIGGVHFSRYLMEKTLY
- a CDS encoding MFS transporter, which gives rise to MRRLKIPTLLGAFITLLDDRLGETIVLPLLPFLLEQFTTSATTLGFLTGTYAISQFAAAPLIGAMSDRFGRKPIMIICVSGSVIGICLFALTVSLNWDNYLPLWASTVPLSLLFLARIIDGISGGTAATATTILADISTPENRAKTFGLIGVAFGLGFILGPGLGTALAKFSVTLPVWVASGFAIFNLIFVIWFLPETLPKNKRNLLPRKRDLNPISQLLIVFKNPLARRLCLSFFIFFMAFNGFTAVLVLYLKEKFEWSPELCSAAFIVVGVIAMIVQGGLIGPLVKRFGESRLTFTGIGFVMTGCILLTLANIDTSIPLVFSGVAILAMGTGLVTPSLRALISRRLSSIGQGAVLGNLQGLQSLGTFLGAIAAGRSYDLFGPRSPFFGTILLLLFVMFLISGKNLTKQKVIS